CGGAGTTAGTtggtatagtaataaataattgtatcaaaCTTGTTAATGTTGGAAATCCAGctttataattttctgatgcaatgaaattgatttttgattgCACATTACTTTGATTATGTACAGCTTTATACatcctatttaaaatttttgtttctgCTTTAAGATTATCCTCATCAaaaccatacattttatttatttctttaaaagaattattatttggagTATCATTTAAGAGTATATCTTGcatacagtttaaaatatataaattattttcttcaaaCCTTTCACTCatgtcatttataatattatccagaacagcaaaatatatatttattttataatgtttatttatggtAGTATTTTCAACCTCCTTCAATCCACCGCCAAGTTTAGCTGGTATTTTTTGCTTTCTGGGAAGTATAGGAGAagaaacattatattgttttcttaaaatgtctaCTTCATTCCAagtgttattaaaactttCTTCACACCGCATATTGCATAATTCTTGTATTGTTTCTTTTGCCATTGACTGtacattactataaattattgaacttgattgtaaatactttgataaaatattagttaacaaCAGTATCTTTTTAAGaaagtatatacaaaataaaaattcaaaagtatttattgaCTTTAGTAATGCATTAGCATCAGATCCATAAACAGCATCATTTTCCGAAATATCTTCTAAAGTACTAACCAcagtttgaaaattgaataaaaccgCCTTGAGGGCATCTAGTCGGCAACTCCACCTAGTATCACTGAgactttttaaagttttaggtCCTTCacatgtacttatatttaaaactgaatacattttttcaaaaatcgcATGCCTCTTGGATGATGcaccaataaaattatgtaatgtatttaatgttcCAAATACATTTCTTACATAAGATACTTGTTTAGCCAAATCTATAAggcatacatttaaaatatgtgcatTACAGTGAATGTACATTGCTAAATGATTTTCTTCTTTAATTCTTGCTTGTACCCCTTTATACGACCCTCTCATTGACGCTGCACCGTCGTAACACTGCCCTCTcaagttttctatttttaaaccatGAGATACAAGAgttgattttattaacattgaaAGTGTTTCTCCATCTgtattttctgttttataaaaaccaagaAAAACTTCTGCTGGAGATAAATCTTTTGTTGcgtatcttataataattgcgACTTGTTCATGTCGAGACAAATCTTGAGTTTCGTCAACTATTATACTGAAAATACCCGCAGCTATtacattatcaattatattttcaataacaatattagctAAATACTCAAGAAATGTATTTGTGTAATCACCACTGACATAACGAAATGTCttttctttttcaataaaatatcgttgaataatatcattatcttTAGCACGAAGTGTTAATAGTTCTAGAAAGTTTCCTTTGTTTGAAGAGTCTTCGTCTACTCTATGACCTCTGATAGCTATTCCTTGACGAGCACAAAAAAGTAAACTgtctaaaatacattttaaataggcTCGATTATCAGCTACTATCTGCTGATGGTGTGTATTAACTTTGCTAATTATACTCCCAGATttcttagaatttttataaccAGCTAATTTGGCACTAGCTTCTTTGTGtccaaatgatttttcatgcTAAGGAAAAGACTTGAAACTAGCTTTTGACCATTGCTTGAATCCAACACTAACAAAAGTTGGATCTGATGTTTTAGATGGAAAAACACGacagtaaaaacaatatgcaGAGTTACTGCTAGGACTATATTCTATCCAAGGAAAAGAAGTATACCACTCTGTTCGAAATTTTCTTCCTAAATGCTGtggaaatataatgttatttggtTGATACGGTCCAAACccacttgaaaataaaattaaagcattTGTATTCTTATGACCAGGATCTCGATTAAGATTGTCACTTatctagataaatatatatacttgaaattaaaataaattttaacaaataccatatacaattattcaatttattaaagagtataaaaatgagtgaatattgactattttgtacaacatttaaaattctacaaattgaaattataattatttcaatacttgttttatgttttgtgaTTGCATgtacatactatttaaaattcaaaacttttatcattggtttaaagattaaaattgaatgcaatattttatatttaccaataGTGTATTTGTAGTTTGATCTGACTTTGATGTACCTACATGGCTAGATATAGCATTCTGAATTTGATTTATGTCCTTGGTATTTGGTAGAATATCCTAAAATGatcaatgaaattaatacaaacatgatttatatacatatttatcacTTTTATACTACACAAAATAACCAatacatttactattatttatttaacgtaGGTAACTAGTTACAGaattttcactttaaatttattaaggtAAAGTGTTTACTGTTAACCAAAATATccttaaatgttaaatgatattaaattaatataaatttaatttcaataaattgtaaattaatactaaagatatgatatgaaattaagtattaactgtATTTACCATTTTTGATCTTTTTTCTGGGGAAAGGTGGTTTTCTTCAGGtaagttaacatttttctcagcattagtatttttctaataagcaggtacaacaatttattagaatcaaaataataaaaaaatatatagcaaaataaatttaattttcccaataatataatattaccttaataattaatataaaaattaaattacagatcaaaaataaactgttttattcatcaaaattgtagttttaatataatataaatcagtaatatattttaatggctACTCTTAACTtaatgtatactaaatatgTGTACTAAAGactaaacaattatatgaatttaaagtaaaaatagacACTTACTTTTGACTTCGAtacttttataagaaatttgtCCACTGTAGtaagtacttaattttaagtcgATCACGAATAAGAAATAAcaagtgtaaaaattaaattcatgaataaaacaaacaaatagtaattttaaactatgaaaCACGTTTTCATTATCAGCTACCATTGAGACTCGAGTCGGCCgatcacaataaatatacatattggtataataatagaaaattattaataacaaaactataaataaatgtggaaaggatatagtataataataattccagtGCTTCAAGACAACGTTAAACATTGgttctcaaaatataaattagttagtttattattatattgatatttcaattttttgataattgaaaTCGTAATTTTTTGGAGTCGCAAAAAGATACTCTTGCGACCCTATGATATTTTCAGGGGTTGCAAGTGCGACCCCGTGCGACCCCCAGTTTACGCCACTGTgtgaacatatattttttttattttcctattCTAGATTTTAGTCTATATgtctataactaaataatattatgatgaaataaaaacacaaaacatgaacaatttttgtagataaatgtcatgttatacaaaataaaattattgttaattgttataatatattatatatttatatatacatagaagcACCATGGTATATGGATTATACATTAATGTCACCAtttctataacaataa
This genomic stretch from Rhopalosiphum maidis isolate BTI-1 chromosome 3, ASM367621v3, whole genome shotgun sequence harbors:
- the LOC113558291 gene encoding zinc finger MYM-type protein 1-like; this translates as MKNHLDTKNLLFCARQGIAIRGHRVDEDSSNKGNFLELLTLRAKDNDIIQRYFIEKEKTFRYVSGDYTNTFLEYLANIVIENIIDNVIAAGIFSIIVDETQDLSRHEQVAIIIRYATKDLSPAEVFLGFYKTENTDGETLSMLIKSTLVSHGLKIENLRGQCYDGAASMRGSYKGVQARIKEENHLAMYIHCNAHILNVCLIDLAKQVSYVRNVFGTLNTLHNFIGASSKRHAIFEKMYSVLNISTCEGPKTLKSLSDTRWSCRLDALKAVLFNFQTVVSTLEDISENDAVYGSDANALLNQWQKKQYKNYAICGVKKVLITLGMK
- the LOC113556912 gene encoding uncharacterized protein LOC113556912, which codes for MDILPNTKDINQIQNAISSHVGTSKSDQTTNTLLISDNLNRDPGHKNTNALILFSSGFGPYQPNNIIFPQHLGRKFRTEWYTSFPWIEYSPSSNSAYCFYCRVFPSKTSDPTFVSVGFKQWSKASFKSFP